The genomic window ATTTCTTTTAAGGTCATTTCTTTTTTTATATGATTCATTATTCGTCACCTCAACTTTTTATTTTATGATTTAGTATACTACAAAAACATATAAATCACCTGTAACATAGGTTACGAAAATATATTTTATTAAAAATATATTTGGTATTGGATTTTATTCCTTATCTAATATATAATGAATTATAAATATTAGGATGATATTTGAAGTAATATCAAAGAGTGGGGTGGACTAGTTATGGATATATTTGAAAAATTAAAAAATGTAGAGATATTTAGGGATATACAGGAAGAAAATTTAAAAGCTTTATTGATTGAGTTAAAATATAAAGTTAAAAAACTAGATAAAAATGAAATTGCAGCATTCAGAGGAGATGAGATTGAAGATCTAATAATAGTTGCTCAAGGAGAGGTCTATACCGAGATGCAAAAATTAAATGGTGATTCTATTGTGGTTGATAGGTTAGCAGAGGGGAGTGTTTTAGCAGGAGCATTTATTTTTGGAAAAGATAATAGGTTCCCGGTAGATGTAGTGGCATCGTCAGATACAGAATTAATCTATATATCTAAGAATGAGGTTATAAAGATGTTTCAGATGAATGAAAGGTTGTTACAGAACTATTTAGGAGTAATAAGTAATAAGACTCAATTTTTATCCAAGAAAATTTGG from Psychrilyobacter atlanticus DSM 19335 includes these protein-coding regions:
- a CDS encoding Crp/Fnr family transcriptional regulator, which codes for MDIFEKLKNVEIFRDIQEENLKALLIELKYKVKKLDKNEIAAFRGDEIEDLIIVAQGEVYTEMQKLNGDSIVVDRLAEGSVLAGAFIFGKDNRFPVDVVASSDTELIYISKNEVIKMFQMNERLLQNYLGVISNKTQFLSKKIWFSFTNKSINNKLIAYLLNNMNRNNCVLLKNSMKEIAQMFGVARPSLSRVLKEFIDEGVIVRKEKNLLEIPSKDVLLQKVD